The Arachis hypogaea cultivar Tifrunner chromosome 16, arahy.Tifrunner.gnm2.J5K5, whole genome shotgun sequence genome contains a region encoding:
- the LOC112759170 gene encoding uncharacterized protein — MDAKAIKLQILKGSIARRVFFRSIMLASAISIVSLLRAFSAFDLADLAPVTLTYTDCVAAGSEMRFENATLQSRVLSTFWSSFYCEKDENLTVNVVNDLMKKQLLNCGAKSLCVGEGSAMAVAAMKHMGFSSVTGVHRHRFFSLKQKKIVYELNYQDCSFDFVLSRDLDKVSVPALLVLEVERVLKPGGVGALLVGPTGSNSIPNDLIRSATPVSSLLRSSTVLHVGSVGDLNLVVFRKRVENDTVSGAFYQYPLPADCSSISLTKPLIQLMEPLVSQKPPLGYEKMVPYLPKFVDVSSRKRMVYIDINGGREILNANDNPSDWFLPSYPISQKDFNVYFVHYNTSVMLSYVKRPGVTFVYYPGLAGKAAAKANLDAADDDDGDLEPFVGEDEFDFLAWFKETVQYADFVVLKMNAGNAEMKFLLDVFESGAICFVDELFLRCPESGNDDEKTGMGKDSCMDIYKGLRSNGVYVHQWWAD, encoded by the coding sequence ATGGATGCCAAAGCCATCAAACTCCAGATCCTGAAGGGGTCCATAGCGAGGCGCGTGTTCTTCCGCTCAATCATGCTCGCTTCCGCCATCTCGATCGTTTCTCTGCTCCGCGCCTTCTCCGCCTTCGACTTGGCTGACTTAGCTCCGGTGACACTGACCTACACCGACTGCGTCGCCGCGGGTTCCGAAATGCGTTTCGAAAACGCCACTCTGCAGAGCCGCGTGCTCAGCACTTTCTGGAGCTCCTTCTACTGCGAGAAAGACGAAAACTTGACGGTCAACGTGGTCAACGACCTTATGAAGAAGCAACTGCTGAATTGCGGAGCCAAGAGCCTCTGCGTCGGAGAAGGTTCGGCGATGGCCGTCGCCGCCATGAAGCACATGGGATTCTCCAGCGTTACCGGTGTCCACAGGCACCGGTTCTTCTCCCTCAAGCAGAAGAAAATCGTGTACGAGCTCAATTACCAGGACTGTTCATTCGATTTCGTGCTGTCAAGGGATCTTGACAAGGTTTCTGTTCCTGCGTTGCTCGTTCTTGAGGTTGAGCGTGTTCTAAAGCCAGGTGGTGTCGGTGCCCTTCTTGTGGGTCCCACTGGCTCCAATTCCATCCCCAACGACCTCATTAGGTCTGCAACACCGGTTTCATCGTTGCTAAGATCTTCCACCGTTCTGCATGTTGGTTCTGTTGGTGATCTCAACCTTGTTGTGTTCAGGAAAAGGGTGGAAAATGATACTGTTTCTGGTGCTTTCTATCAGTATCCACTTCCTGCGGATTGTTCTAGCATAAGTCTTACAAAGCCTTTGATTCAGCTCATGGAGCCTCTTGTGAGTCAGAAGCCGCCACTTGGGTATGAGAAGATGGTACCTTACTTGCCAAAGTTCGTGGATGTTTCTTCTAGGAAGAGGATGGTTTATATTGATATTAATGGGGGGCGAGAGATCCTCAATGCTAATGATAATCCTAGTGATTGGTTCTTGCCATCTTACCCTATTAGTCAAAAGGATTTCAATGTGTATTTTGTTCACTATAACACTTCGGTAATGTTGTCCTATGTGAAGCGACCTGGTGTGACATTTGTTTACTATCCCGGGTTGGCCGGTAAGGCCGCGGCCAAGGCTAATCTTGATgctgctgatgatgatgatggagattTGGAACCGTTTGTTGGGGAGGACGAGTTTGATTTCCTTGCTTGGTTCAAGGAAACTGTGCAGTATGCTGATTTTGTTGTCCTCAAAATGAATGCAGGGAATGCTGAAATGAAGTTCCTCTTGGATGTGTTTGAGAGTGGAGCAATATGCTTTGTGGATGAATTGTTTCTGAGGTGCCCAGAGAGTGGAAATGACGATGAGAAAACTGGTATGGGCAAGGATAGCTGCATGGATATTTACAAGGGTCTCAGAAGCAATGGTGTCTACGTTCATCAGTGGTGGGCGGACTAA